Below is a genomic region from Bacteroidota bacterium.
TATGAAACTGACCATAGGGCTCATACAAGAGGCACGCACGGCGGATGTGGCCCATAACCGCGACCAAACGGCACACAAAGTGCGCAGCCTGGCCCGGCAGGGTGCGCAGCTTATCTGCCTACAGGAGCTGTACAGTAGCCTATACTTTTGCCAGACACAAGACTACCAGGCTTTTTCGCTGGCCGAGCCCCTGCAGGGCCCCAGCTACCAGTCGCTGGCACCCATCGCGCAGGAGTTTGGGGTAAGCATTGTGGTACCCATCTTTGAGGAGCGGGTACCGGGCCTGTATCACAACAGTGCCTACGTCATTGGGCCCAATGGAGCTGCCACACGCCCCTACCGCAAGCAGCACATCCCGCACGATCCCGGCTTCGAAGAGAAGTTCTACTTTGCGCCCGGCGATGGGGGCTACCAGGTGCAGGAGGCAGCCGGTGCACGGATAGGCACCCTGATCTGCTGGGACCAGTGGTACCCCGAGGCAGCCCGCCTTACCAGCCTGATGGGGGCGCAGATCCTGATATACCCCACTGCCATAGGCTACAGTGCCGGCGAGAGTGCGGCCGAGGGTGCCGCACAGCTGGCCGCCTGGCAGGCCATCCAGCGCAGCCACGCCATTGCCAATGGGGTGTTTGTGGTGTCGGTAAACCGGGTGGGC
It encodes:
- a CDS encoding carbon-nitrogen hydrolase; the encoded protein is MKLTIGLIQEARTADVAHNRDQTAHKVRSLARQGAQLICLQELYSSLYFCQTQDYQAFSLAEPLQGPSYQSLAPIAQEFGVSIVVPIFEERVPGLYHNSAYVIGPNGAATRPYRKQHIPHDPGFEEKFYFAPGDGGYQVQEAAGARIGTLICWDQWYPEAARLTSLMGAQILIYPTAIGYSAGESAAEGAAQLAAWQAIQRSHAIANGVFVVSVNRVGSEGGIRFWGHSFVCNPLGEVLAQAGEDPAELLLEIDLAQIAWFRQRWPFLRDRRTDTYGPLIQRFLD